In the Candidatus Palauibacter australiensis genome, one interval contains:
- a CDS encoding sugar ABC transporter permease gives MSGARPPVLAALAAVVLAAGLAMVLAIAAGRVHGVRAAAAEAEARMAATLWEEGGGAPAVAGLLGERAAILGAGAGGDGTGAYAHEAGALDAAAWIAVAPRPADGPLGALPGAAGAIALAGAALMAGWAVARRRGPTRRRYPTEIALLSVGCIALTAVAAARWADGELRSLSGATVAQGARAVESTLASGADPARAARVAHLPWAADGALESAEPQWTMPAGVAAAIAASPDRATQPAGTRAGTPYTVEADGATWHVARAADVHLAFLGYERTASPALALAAAGGLATLLVVLALHLVQLAARPRALRRTLAAWGLLAPAAALILAFTLGPLVFSLWISLHEWRLIDPAPLFLGFDNYAALLADGEWWSAIGNTALFTLHVPAAMALALALALLTRGSRRAMRWARLALFLPGITSVAAIAVVWKWLLSDRYGLLNRGLERAGFESVPWLTSPDTALTSLMAIGVWMVVGYQMVVFQAGLAAIPRDWYDAARVDGAGPWQRFRHVTLPGLRHTLFFVLVTSVIGSFQVFGLVYVMTEGGPLGATDVAVYHIYREAWEFLQFGNAAAMSWMLFAVVFAATWLHFRFLDTRRAHG, from the coding sequence GTGAGCGGCGCGCGGCCGCCGGTTCTCGCCGCCCTCGCCGCCGTCGTCCTGGCCGCCGGTCTGGCGATGGTGCTGGCCATCGCCGCGGGCCGGGTGCATGGCGTGCGGGCCGCGGCGGCGGAAGCCGAAGCGCGCATGGCGGCCACGCTGTGGGAGGAGGGGGGCGGCGCCCCAGCCGTCGCCGGGCTGCTCGGTGAACGGGCGGCGATCCTCGGCGCGGGCGCCGGAGGTGACGGCACGGGGGCATACGCCCACGAGGCCGGTGCGCTCGACGCCGCCGCCTGGATCGCGGTCGCGCCGCGCCCAGCGGACGGCCCGCTGGGCGCCCTACCTGGCGCGGCCGGCGCCATCGCGTTGGCGGGCGCGGCCCTCATGGCGGGGTGGGCCGTCGCCAGGCGCCGCGGGCCGACGCGCCGGCGCTACCCGACGGAGATCGCGCTCCTCTCTGTGGGCTGCATCGCGCTGACGGCGGTCGCCGCCGCGCGGTGGGCGGACGGCGAACTCCGATCGCTGAGCGGCGCCACGGTGGCCCAGGGCGCGCGGGCCGTCGAGTCGACCCTGGCCAGCGGCGCAGATCCGGCCCGGGCCGCCCGGGTCGCCCACCTCCCGTGGGCCGCGGACGGCGCGCTGGAGTCCGCGGAGCCACAGTGGACCATGCCGGCCGGCGTCGCGGCCGCCATCGCCGCCTCGCCCGACCGAGCCACGCAGCCCGCCGGCACGCGTGCGGGGACGCCGTACACGGTGGAAGCGGACGGCGCCACGTGGCACGTTGCCCGCGCCGCCGACGTCCACCTCGCCTTCCTCGGATACGAGCGGACCGCCTCGCCCGCCCTCGCGCTGGCCGCCGCGGGCGGGCTCGCGACCCTGCTGGTCGTGCTGGCGCTCCACCTCGTGCAACTCGCGGCCCGCCCCCGCGCGCTGCGTCGAACCCTCGCGGCCTGGGGCCTCCTCGCGCCGGCGGCGGCCCTCATCCTCGCGTTCACCCTTGGGCCGCTCGTCTTCTCGCTATGGATCTCGCTGCACGAATGGCGCCTCATCGACCCCGCGCCGCTCTTCCTCGGATTCGACAACTACGCGGCGCTGCTCGCGGACGGCGAGTGGTGGTCGGCGATCGGGAACACGGCGCTGTTCACGCTGCACGTGCCCGCCGCGATGGCCCTCGCCCTCGCCCTCGCGCTCCTCACCCGCGGGTCGCGCCGCGCCATGCGCTGGGCCCGGCTCGCCCTCTTCCTCCCCGGCATCACGAGCGTGGCGGCGATCGCGGTGGTGTGGAAGTGGCTGCTGAGCGACCGGTACGGGCTACTGAACCGGGGCCTGGAACGCGCGGGATTCGAGTCCGTCCCGTGGCTCACCTCGCCCGACACCGCGCTCACGAGCCTGATGGCGATCGGCGTCTGGATGGTCGTGGGCTACCAGATGGTCGTCTTCCAGGCGGGCCTCGCCGCAATCCCCCGTGACTGGTACGACGCGGCCCGGGTCGACGGCGCGGGGCCGTGGCAGCGCTTCCGCCACGTCACCCTGCCCGGCCTCCGCCACACCCTGTTCTTCGTGCTCGTCACGTCCGTCATCGGGTCCTTCCAGGTGTTCGGACTCGTCTACGTGATGACCGAGGGCGGCCCGCTGGGCGCCACCGATGTCGCCGTCTATCACATCTACCGCGAGGCGTGGGAGTTCCTGCAGTTCGGCAACGCGGCGGCGATGAGTTGGATGCTGTTCGCCGTCGTGTTCGCCGCCACCTGGCTGCACTTCCGCTTCCTCGATACGCGGCGCGCCCATGGCTGA